TTCTGGAAATAATAATGGATTTATTGATCCAGGAGAAACAATAAATATTAAAATTGTATCACAAAACATTGGGCATTCCCCATATGCGAATACAACAGCAACTTTACAATCAAGTGATTCTTTAGTAACAATTACAAATGGAGCAATAAATCTTGGAACTTTAGATGCCAATTCTAATGTTGATGCTGAATTTACAATAAATGTTAGCTCTGAAATAGCAATAAACTCCAATATATCTCTAACATATACATTAGGTAGCGGTTTTTATCAAGTTTCAAAAACATTTGACTTTAGAATAGGTCTTATCTGCGAAGATATGGAAACAGATTTGAGTGGTTTTGAATGGCTAAATGCAGGAAATAGACCTTGGTTTATAACAACATCAAATCCTTATGAAGGGAACAAGTGTTTGCAATCAGGAGCCATAGGCAATCAGCAGACAAGTGTGATTTATATAAAATATAATGTTGATAGGAACGACAGCATATCTTTCTTCTATAAAGTTAGCTGTGAAAGCGGAAGCATGTATGGTTCAAAATATGACTATTTAGACTTTGCAATAGATGGCGTTTCAAAAAAATGGTGGGATGGACAAACATCGTGGAAAAGGGCTTCATTCCCAGTTAAAGCAGGAGCACGCAATTTCAGATGGTCATATTGCAAAGATTTTATGATGAGCGATGGCGAAGATGCAGCATGGATAGACTATATTATTTTTCCACCTTTAAAAAATGATATTGGAATTGAAAATGCAGACAATTATAGTTTTAACATATATCCAAATCCAGCAAAAGAAAACACATTTATTGAAATTAACATGCTGAAAACTGAAAATGCAACAATTGAATTATACGACAGCTATGGAAAATTTATAAAAACACTATATAATGGGATGCTTAATGTTGGACAAAACAAAATAAATATTAATGCAAGCGAAATGGCAACAGGAGCTTATATCGTAAATTTCAAAACACAAAGCGGCATCTCAATATCCAGAATAATCATTACAAGTAATTTATAATTTTAATTAAACATTTTAAGCCGCTTTATCACATAAAATAAGGCGGCTTTTTTATTTATATTTTGCTATAATAACCTTGTTTTATAAATTTGCACTTCAATTTTTAAACTAACAAAAACATGAAAAAATCAAATCGCCTTATTATCTTTTTACTTATTTCTTTCTCTTTTTTGCAAGTTCGCTCCGATGAAGGCATGTGGTTGCCTCTTTTTTTAGATAGACTAACCTATGAAAATATGCAAAAAATGGGGCTAAACCTTACGCAAGAAGAAATTTACTCAATAAATAATGGTAGCTTAAAAGATGCCATTGTTATTTTTGGAGGCGGTTGCACTGGAGAAATAGTTTCAAACCAAGGACTTATTTTTACAAATCATCACTGCGGCTACGCTTCAATAGCAGCTCTTAGCACTGTCGAAAATGATTATCTAACAAATGGATACCTCGCTGCTAGTCAAAATGACGAGTTATTTCCTTCAAATAATTTAAGTGTAAAATTTTTACTACGAATCGAAAATGTAAGTAAAAAAATCTTAGAATCTATCCCTGAAAATGCTTCAGAGATAGAAAGAAATAGTATTATTGAAAAAATTTCTAGTAATATTGAAAAAGAAGCTGCTCCTGGAGAATATCAAGAAGCTGTTGTAAAATCTTTCTTTTATGGCAACGAATATTACTTATTCGTTTATGAAGTTTATCCTGATGTCCGACTTGTAATGACTCCACCTTCATCAATAGGTAATTTTGGTGGAGACACTGATAACTGGATGTGGCCTAGACACACAGGTGATTTTAGCGTATTTAGAGTTTACACTGACCAAAATGGGAAACCTGCAAAATATAATAAAAATAACATCCCGATGAAACCTAAGCATTTCCTTCCTGTTTCTTTAAAAGAAAGAAAAGAAAATGATTTTACAATGATTTTAGGCTATCCGGGACGTACTTCAAGGTACATTACAAGCGATGAAGTAGAATCTAACTACAAATATGTAAACCCTTCTATTGTTAAAATCAGAGAGAAAAAGCTACAA
The nucleotide sequence above comes from Bacteroidales bacterium. Encoded proteins:
- a CDS encoding T9SS type A sorting domain-containing protein, whose amino-acid sequence is MIFIGMSSINVSCNTENAFITVCLKDSIVGTGIITGGNASISIGEMTNIDSLFISATKYNYIPAFDTALIIPSSGPYITYNSHKINDTTGNNNNQADYGENITLDLSLKNVGVANASNIVSTISTTSPYANITDNNENFGNINAGEIVLKNNAYSIEISDKVNDQTIVPIKISSTDGSDNWNGQFYFAINAPKLNIGDITIDDASGNNNGFIDPGETINIKIVSQNIGHSPYANTTATLQSSDSLVTITNGAINLGTLDANSNVDAEFTINVSSEIAINSNISLTYTLGSGFYQVSKTFDFRIGLICEDMETDLSGFEWLNAGNRPWFITTSNPYEGNKCLQSGAIGNQQTSVIYIKYNVDRNDSISFFYKVSCESGSMYGSKYDYLDFAIDGVSKKWWDGQTSWKRASFPVKAGARNFRWSYCKDFMMSDGEDAAWIDYIIFPPLKNDIGIENADNYSFNIYPNPAKENTFIEINMLKTENATIELYDSYGKFIKTLYNGMLNVGQNKININASEMATGAYIVNFKTQSGISISRIIITSNL